Proteins encoded in a region of the Cardiocondyla obscurior isolate alpha-2009 linkage group LG18, Cobs3.1, whole genome shotgun sequence genome:
- the M6 gene encoding neuronal membrane glycoprotein M6-b isoform X2 — protein sequence MGNLCNECMARVPYATLIATIMCCLGVGIFCGTMYRGATLCALMMDQVFHLHLGWLEAVQLIFASVGACMAALGFMILCVGCLATGATRHKVYRAWRSRVGGRISCAVFMTIIYILQIGWLLIFSFLIITTLIFTIFWNLCSKPRVQSLDDCIDFTQFNFMFPNNTRVQDMQVCGPQEVKLFCKDFVEKAEVMFILATAASMLVILSLIHYLMCLSANYAHIRDHEKFQELQELQYLQDATDPDSPQPGMGTLSSHRGKDRF from the exons ATGG GGAACTTGTGCAATGAGTGCATGGCCAGAGTGCCGTACGCGACTCTCATAGCAACTATCATGTGTTGCCTAGGAGTCGGAATTTTCTGTGGAACAATGTATCGAGGTGCGACACTGTGTGCTCTTATGATGGATCAG gTGTTTCACCTGCATCTTGGATGGTTGGAAGCAGTGCAGCTGATATTTGCGTCGGTTGGAGCTTGCATGGCAGCTTTAGGATTCATGATTTTGTGTGTTGGTTGTCTCGCTACTGGTGCGACGAGGCACAAAGTCTACCGTGCATGGAGATCTCGAGTGGGTGGACGTATTTCCTGTGCTGTt tttatGACAATTATCTATATCCTACAAATTGGTTGGCTTTTGATCTTTTCATTTCTAATTATTACTACCTTGATATTTACTATATTCTGGAATCTGTGCAGCAAACCGCGTGTCCAGTCTCTTGACGATTGCATTGATTTTACTCAATTCA ATTTTATGTTTCCAAATAACACACGGGTGCAAGATATGCAAGTGTGTGGACCTCAGGAAGTCAAACTATTCTGCAAAGATTTTGTAGAGAAGGCCGAAGTGATGTTCATTTTGGCTACCGCGGCAAGCATGCTCGTGATTTTAAGTTTGATACACTATCTGATGTGCTTATCTGCTAATTATGCACATATTCGAGATCATGAAAAGTTCCAGGAACTGCAAGAATTGCAGTACCTGCAAGACGCGACCGATCCAGACTCTCCTCAGCCGGGAATGGGCACTCTCAGCTCCCATCGCGGTAAAGACAGGTTTTAG
- the M6 gene encoding proteolipid protein DM beta isoform X1: MGRLRELRQVKESMPLRGNLGSNASLDRFSERSLHGLNSKDGDCRNLCNECMARVPYATLIATIMCCLGVGIFCGTMYRGATLCALMMDQVFHLHLGWLEAVQLIFASVGACMAALGFMILCVGCLATGATRHKVYRAWRSRVGGRISCAVFMTIIYILQIGWLLIFSFLIITTLIFTIFWNLCSKPRVQSLDDCIDFTQFNFMFPNNTRVQDMQVCGPQEVKLFCKDFVEKAEVMFILATAASMLVILSLIHYLMCLSANYAHIRDHEKFQELQELQYLQDATDPDSPQPGMGTLSSHRGKDRF, translated from the exons ATGGGGAGGTTGCGCGAGCTACGTCAGGTTAAAGAAAGTATGCCTCTGCGCGGCAACTTGGGGAGTAACGCTAGTTTAGACCGATTTTCTGAACGTAGTTTACACGGTTTAAATTCAAAGGATGGAGATTGCA GGAACTTGTGCAATGAGTGCATGGCCAGAGTGCCGTACGCGACTCTCATAGCAACTATCATGTGTTGCCTAGGAGTCGGAATTTTCTGTGGAACAATGTATCGAGGTGCGACACTGTGTGCTCTTATGATGGATCAG gTGTTTCACCTGCATCTTGGATGGTTGGAAGCAGTGCAGCTGATATTTGCGTCGGTTGGAGCTTGCATGGCAGCTTTAGGATTCATGATTTTGTGTGTTGGTTGTCTCGCTACTGGTGCGACGAGGCACAAAGTCTACCGTGCATGGAGATCTCGAGTGGGTGGACGTATTTCCTGTGCTGTt tttatGACAATTATCTATATCCTACAAATTGGTTGGCTTTTGATCTTTTCATTTCTAATTATTACTACCTTGATATTTACTATATTCTGGAATCTGTGCAGCAAACCGCGTGTCCAGTCTCTTGACGATTGCATTGATTTTACTCAATTCA ATTTTATGTTTCCAAATAACACACGGGTGCAAGATATGCAAGTGTGTGGACCTCAGGAAGTCAAACTATTCTGCAAAGATTTTGTAGAGAAGGCCGAAGTGATGTTCATTTTGGCTACCGCGGCAAGCATGCTCGTGATTTTAAGTTTGATACACTATCTGATGTGCTTATCTGCTAATTATGCACATATTCGAGATCATGAAAAGTTCCAGGAACTGCAAGAATTGCAGTACCTGCAAGACGCGACCGATCCAGACTCTCCTCAGCCGGGAATGGGCACTCTCAGCTCCCATCGCGGTAAAGACAGGTTTTAG
- the Sak gene encoding serine/threonine-protein kinase PLK4, whose translation MVIDVRERSVERGAMQRVMPAISPNYGKRIEDYIFERILGKGGYGKVYQARCIHGMREVAIKKINKKRMQAAGMIDRVKQEVKIHIQLKHHAILEAYTCFEDADYVYLVLELCHNGELQRYLKAQGTLSEEHAAHIMGQVVQGLIYLHSHQILHRDLSLSNLLLTKDMQVKIADFGLATKLSKPDEKHVTMCGTPNYISPEIATRSLHGLEADVWSLGCMLYTLLVGKPPFETDAIKSTLTRVVMADYELPQYLSENARDLINKLLKKNPKDRIRLQDIPWHPFITSVEKNGLRNEKNSISKNSFTNGMMDSGLGRTLSSYGRPKLQSRSEERMFTTPMMPTVSSRSDPLSEPVTKMYSNYGAKYGAHLHYKLKEDLSPIPVSRSRAILLSEQYRICSDFERQRMVEEHNPKKENLAENRSADVPEKSKELKVPPLNSNRLQPTRHRTKGAILTILDDGYVCIEFIKRRNGMEKINEVCRISSDGLRIVLFKPNSPAQIGLQPLPLPSRGVDSMYSYENLPTCHHRKYLYAYRFVKLVQAKTPKITLYTQRSKCLFMENGPKPDCEVHFYDGIKVVRVDNVMKITDKSGVTFVDEPLPSDLKTYYDHYAECYQRCLLLESTLATLEKETKRSCFPVIIGRRPSMGLSNATYLQGKENISHTTNNSPIMPSFDATCSVISTTTTTSKSRKANFSLNSNYNAIIVHKIMVPRIGVATTFSSNDIRVDFKDGTALTINPQNHNGMMYENKDGTVVRYYENHQQNLDTTVKEKLEQWLKAVEYLSSVKKPVHKSIR comes from the exons ATGGTTATTGATGTTCGAGAGCGCTCAGTTGAGCGTGGCGCGATGCAACGTGTTATGCCGGCGATCTCGCCCAACTACGGCAAACGGATCGAG GATTACATATTTGAACGTATACTCGGCAAGGGAGGCTACGGAAAAGTCTACCAAGCGAGATGTATTCACGGCATGAGGGAAGTCGCGATCAAAAAG aTCAACAAAAAAAGGATGCAAGCTGCTGGGATGATAGATAGAGTAAAGCAGGAAGTAAAGATACATATACAGTTAAAACACCATGCTATCTTGGAAGCATATACATGCTTTGAGGATGCAGATTATGTGTACCTAGTTTTAGAGCTCTGTCACAATGGAGAGCTTCAGCGTTATCTCAAAGCACAGGGCACTCTATCTGAAGAACATg ccGCTCATATAATGGGACAAGTAGTGCAAGGTTTGATTTATCTCCATTCTCATCAAATACTCCACAGAGATTTATCATTATCTAATTTACTCTTGACTAAAGATATGCAAGTg AAAATAGCGGATTTTGGATTGGCCACGAAATTGAGTAAACCAGATGAAAAACATGTTACTATGTGTGGCACGCCAAACTATATCTCACCCgag ATTGCTACAAGATCTTTGCATGGTTTGGAGGCGGATGTATGGAGTTTGGGATGTATGTTGTATACTTTGTTGGTGGGAAAGCCACCGTTTGAGACCGACGCGATTAAGAGTACTTTAACTCGAGTGGTCATGGCTGATTATGAACTGCCGCAATATCTGTCAGAAAATGCGAGagatttgataaataaattattgaaaaaaaatccgaaAGACAGAATACGCCTGCAGGATATTCCCTGGCATCCATTTATAACGAGTGTAGAAAAGAATGGGCTACGAAAT gaaaaaaatagCATAAGTAAAAATTCATTTACCAATGGCATGATGGATTCTGGACTTGGCAGGACACTTTCATCGTATGGTCGACCAAAACTGCAATCTCGATCAGAGGAAAGAATGTTCACGACACCAATGATGCCTACGGTCAGTAGCAGAAGTGATCCGTTGTCCGAGCCTGTTACAAAAATGTACTCGAACTACGGGGCGAAATATGGAGCTCACTTACATTACAAACTGAAAGAGGATTTATCACCCATTCCGGTATCACGAAGTAGAGCGATATTGCTTAGCGAGCAATATCGCATTTGCAGTGACTTTGAAAGACAAAGGATGGTGGAAGAACACAatccaaaaaaagaaaacctcGCGGAGAATCGTAGTGCGGATGTACCTGAAAAAAGCAAGGAGTTAAAAGTTCCACCCTTAAATTCAAATAGATTACAACCTACCAGGCACAGAACGAAGGGTGCAATTCTCACCATTCTAGATGACGGATACGTGTGCATCGAATTTATCAAGCGCAGAAACGGCATG gaaaaaattaatgaagtaTGTAGAATATCAAGTGATGGTCTGCGAATAGTACTTTTTAAACCAAATTCACCTGCACAGATTGGTTTGCAACCATTACCGTTACCTAGTCGAGGCGTCGATAGTATGTATTCGTATGAGAATTTACCAACGTGCCACcatcgaaaatatttatacgccTATCGTTTTGTAAAACTGGTTCAGGCAAAAACTCCAAAGATAACTCTGTACACTCAACGTTCGAAGTGCTTGTTCATGGAAAACGGTCCAAAACCTGATTGTGAAGTGCATTTTTACGACGGAATAAAA gTTGTTCGAGTGgataatgttatgaagatCACCGATAAGAGTGGTGTTACGTTTGTCGATGAGCCACTCCCGTCCGATCTTAAAACCTATTACGATCATTATGCGGAGTGTTATCAGCGTTGCTTGTTATTGGAATCTACTTTAGCAACTTTGGAAAAAGAGACTAAACGTTCTTGTTTTCCCGTTATAATTGGACGACGGCCCAGCATGGGTTTGAGTAATGCTACCTATCTacaagggaaagaaaatatctCGCATACCACAAATAATTCTCCCATT aTGCCGTCGTTTGATGCTACTTGCTCTGTTatctcgacgacgacgacgacttcCAAGTCGCGCAAGGCTAACTTTTCGcttaattctaattataatGCAATTATAGTGCATAAAATAATGGTGCCCCGAATTGGTGTTGCTACGACATTTTCATCTAACGACATTAGAGTAGACTTCAAAGACGGAACTGCTTTGACT ataAATCCACAAAATCACAATGGCATGATGTACGAAAATAAGGATGGCACCGTTGTACGATATTACGAGAATCATCAGCAGAATTTAGATACGACGGTCAAAGAAAAGTTAGAACAGTGGTTGAAAGCTGTCGAGTATTTATCAAGTGTCAAAAAGCCAGTGCATAAAAGCATTCGGTAG
- the Pig-l gene encoding N-acetylglucosaminyl-phosphatidylinositol de-N-acetylase: protein MMADLEYVRLYLSLQFNEAICWWCYYIREISWQLLIALMAYLGVCVFLYAVLKRVGHAAWQLPGPLNRLLLVTAHPDDEVMFFGPLIYWLVRTKASEIYLLCLSMGGDRKRIDELWACTKVLGIPEANVTIIMSSELPDDQGVQWPTDTVAEIILQYVEMYRINAVVTFDKYGVSRHKNHISLYFAIAALCIEKRVPSYCKLYVLESVNIFRKYIQLLDLPISLLSASYWYLVTYEQKQTIKSAMAAHKSQYVWFRKLYMIFSRYTFINTLQEVSALDLELDLQFDED from the exons ATGATGGCTGACCTAGAGTACGTACGACTGTACCTCAGTCTACAGTTCAACGAAGCGATCTGCTGGTGGTGCTATTACATACGCGAGATCTCATGGCAACTGCTGATCGCCCTTATGGCCTATCTCGGTGTTTGCGTTTTCCTGTACGCGGTTCTAAAACGGGTAGGCCATGCCGCCTGGCAGCTGCCAGGCCCACTTAATCGACTTCTCCTAGTCACCGCGCATCCGGACGACGAGGTGATGTTCTTCGGACCGCTGATCTACTGGCTGGTCCGTACCAAGGCCAGCGAGATCTACCTTCTGTGCTTATCCATGG GTGGGGATAGGAAGAGGATAGATGAGCTGTGGGCATGTACAAAAGTGTTAGGAATCCCTGAGGCTAATGTGACAATCattat GAGTAGCGAGTTACCGGATGATCAAGGGGTACAGTGGCCAACAGACACAGTTGCCGAGATTATCTTACAATACGTAGAAATGTACAGAATCAATGCTGTGGTAACGTTTGACAAATATGGAGTGAGCCGGCATAAAAATCATATCTCTTTGTATTTTGCTATCGCCGCGTTGTGCATAGAAAAAAGAGTACCTTCTT ATTGTAAGCTATATGTATTAGAGTCCGTTAATATATTCAGGAAGTACATTCAACTTCTGGATTTACCCATCAGTCTACTCTCAGCCTCGTATTGGTATTTAGTAACATACGAACAAAAACAAACGATCAAA aGTGCCATGGCTGCACATAAATCCCAGTATGTCTGGTTTCGAAAGTTGTACATGATCTTTTCCCGATATACGTTCATTAACACTCTCCAAGAAGTCAGTGCCCTCGATCTGGAGCTGGATCTCCAATTTGACGAGGACTGA